The following nucleotide sequence is from Rattus rattus isolate New Zealand chromosome 7, Rrattus_CSIRO_v1, whole genome shotgun sequence.
ttaaactacaagtttctagagctttgaaactgggctacaggggatgtgagcaaagttcccggctggcagagagacaagcagtctcagttctggaagccgtgctaggctatagaatgcctggggtAGCATGGTGCGGTGCCACACTAGATCCAGTAACCACcggtccatttttatttttactggaacAAAATGATACAAGTAAACACTACTTATTGGAGCAGTTTATTAATGGACACTTTTAACttggattttttatttggttaaggaaaaaagagggagctggagagttggctcaggggCTAAGtgcacttactgttcttgcaaaggacctgactttaattcccagcacataGGAACTCACCACCTCCTCAGGCATTAGGCACATAATCTGCACAGTATTAAAGGAGGCGAAAACACTGGtacactaaaataataaaataaaatagaaaaaaaagatctgctttaataaaaagattatttaagAACAtgtacttggggctggagagatggctcactgactgctcttccaaaaatcctgcgttcaattcccagcaactacatgatggctcacaaccatatagacagatctgtaatgggatctgatgccctcttctggtgtgtctgaagacagctacagtgtactcatatacataaaataaataattctctaaAAGAGGAAGGGGGCCTACAAACTTCCCTCtccttgaagaagaaaaaggaacataaaCTTAAGAACTCAAGCTTCTCAATGAATTGCTAAAATCACTGTTTAATTTGAATCTGTTGTGATTGATTTTGTAAATTTCCCTGTAATTCCTTTTTTCAATACAAAACCAAATTCCATTAAATACCTTGGATGCATGTTCTAAATACTGTTTTCCTGCAGACAGCTGAATGAGTAGTCGAAATTTGTTGTCCTGAAGAACATATATgccctgtttcaaaatacaaaagcagTATGAAAAGTCAGTGCAGCCTGGCGTCCGTGAAGATTACCTCACCCGAGGCAGGTGAGGTTCCCATGTCTACGATTCCACCACAGAGTCAGCAGGGAGCTACAGATTGAGTCTCTGGTTAGGCAGGTAGGTAAGTCggccaatcaatcaatcaatcaatcaatcaatagaaTATAAACCAACCACCGCATACCCAAGCAAgtccttttttaagatttatctttttttaaagaattatttattttatgtatatgagtacattctAGCTGGcatcagacacacgagaagagggtattgaatccTGTTACaaatggttataagccaccatgtggttgatgggaattgaactcaggacctctggacccactgagccatctctccagccaggacTCATCTTTTATGaattatctgtgtgtgtctttatgtctgTGTAAGGGAATGTGCGAGTGCAGCTGCTCACTGAGATGAGAAAAGATCCCCTGGAGCCTGGAGCTGGAATCACGGGCAGTTGTGAGCAcctgagttattttttttaattatgtgtttatgtgtatatgtgtgtgcatgcacacagattccCAAAGAAGCCAGACTCATTGAATCCTGGAGCTGAACTTTCAGAAGGCTCTGAGACACTTGTCACCGGTGATAGGAACgacactcaggtcctctggaagagcaataaatgcacttaaccactgagccatctttccagcccccatttgctacattttaaattttaacacaACTTCTGTaactaaaggaaagaaacagctATAATTACTGAGAACTGCTGCCCTCTCCTTATTTACTTTACCCTACTAGACATAAAGACTGACTTCTCAATAACATTAGAAGAACATAAAGTTTACTTCAGAACAAATTCTAGTGGGTTGGTAAGAAAGATGACTCAGCTATGAAGATTAGGTTCAGTGCCCAATGTGCACACTGCAGTCACAACCCTTGGTAACTGCAGTTGCCAGGGATCTGACCTTATTCTGGGCACTGAATATACAAAATGCTTTCATGTATGCaagtacatacataaaaataaatcctcgAAGTAATCTAATTTAAATAACAAAGTAAGGGCCAACAAAGAGAGCTCAGCGAGTAAGAGCAGCGCAAGCCTCACAATCTGAACTGGATCCTGGAGAAACAactcctgcactcacacacacacacagtaacagcTAAGAACTGATAGGAAGGACATTTAGTGACTTTTAAGAAATAGGTCTTAGAAACAACAGCAAAGGTTTATCTAAATACCTGATGATTTGTCCTTAGATTGTCAATTTGTTTCTTGAATACTGTAGTCCAAAAATCTTTACATATGAACTTCATGATGTCTAATTCATCCTTGAACCTTGCAGTATCTTTTGTAAACCTAAGAAGATCAATTAGaagtaatataatatatttctcccaaagaaaacaaaggaggaagTTTTTTTCTTACTCTCCCAAGAGGAGCAAATTATTAACTAATTCCTACATTTAGGTACAGTCACAATCTCACCTCACTGCGTCTGCAGCCTGTATATGATTACGGAGCTCAAGAGACTCTTAGCTATCAGCCAGCCATACTTGCTGTTACACTTCAAACTATCGAATGAGCAGCAAAAGACACCTAGATGAGCATGGTGGTTTGGGCCTAGAACTTAAACTCTCTGGAGGCTGCGCTTGCTTCACaggtttgaagccaacctgggctacattagTTCCAGTGCAGGCTGGGCTACCgtatgagactctatctcaaaaataaatagatggatggatggatagatagatggatggatggatagatgaatgactgaattatttttatgtaaaatttatcTAATATAAATTCAACTATTTATAAACTCAGGGAAAAATAAGTGATCCAGCCAGGTGAGGTGATGGTGTCGCGCCTTTTCAGTCAGCActtaagaagcagaagcagaagaatctttgtgagctctaggccagcctggtctacagaatgagttccagaacagccaaggctacacagaaaaaccctgccttgaaaaacaaaacgtAACCCATAAACACACATTTTTCTATTCCTATGCAGTTAAACAAAATTccatttagattttaaaaatctactaaGCCATAAGCAAAAAATGCAATGAGACTGCAAATAGGTATCTCAAtatattaatgttttcattaaaaattatacatgtaaACCAGGTCTTCCTCAATTGCCGAAACATAGAAAGTGAAGCTGGGCATCCAGAGAACAGTTACAATCCCAGTCCTTGGGGATGACCACAAGAGTGGTTATGTGGCACCCAGATAGGTTACACACAAGGCCATGTCCATAAACAGAATTTAACTAAGACCAGCTCTAAcgaggattttattttctgtaatggaactcagggccttgtgcttgcacaaCGCATGATCTACTACTGATATACCAGCAGCCCCTTAACAGTAATTTTCAATCTATCAACtataacaatgaaaattaaaaactgggAATTAAAATCAAAGTATGCTCTGTGCAATGGTTTGAAATGGATCTTCTGGGTTCATAACCTACCTGGAAGAAAATTCTCAAATCCACACTGCTCACCTTTCTATCAATCCTTGTCCCACTCGAAACCCCATGTTTTCCAGCTTAGTAATACACCGTCCATTTtcctattaaaaaacaaaacaaaaagtgatttTGAATACTCTTAGACTCCTAGGACATGTGTGTTTTAAACCAGTAGCAGAGAACTCAGAGGACAGGaacatggctcagcaggcacaggcaggcacTGGCACCAGCCCTGCTGGCTCGGTGTATGGGGCGGTGGAGCGGACATGCCACAGCACACCAGTGGAATGAAGAGAAACCTCTGAGCAttagttctctcttcccaccatatGAGGCCCAGGAAGTAAAGAAATCCTTTGTAAGTAGGCAACTCAACAGTCCTAAATTTGTCTtacatgtacttgtgtgtgtgttgtatgtgctcACAATGtcttacgtgtatgtgtgtatgttgtatgtgctCACAATGtcttacgtgtatgtgtgtatgttgtatgtgctCACAATGCacatgggagtcagaggacaaaccGTTTGAGCTGGTTTGCcacttccaccacgtgggtcccaggaatccaactcaggtccgTAGGTTTGACAGGAAGCACCTTTATCAGGGGAGTCTTCCGCTAGTATATACAGTGACAATTTTGAAATGCTAAAATATAAATTGAAGATGGCactagcacatgcacacatacattctaagagaaatggctcagcagttaaattCACTGGTCCCTGccagaggacctaggttaaaTCGCCAACCAccacataacagctcacaacaacatgtaactccagtcccaggggatctgatgacaTTTgtctggccttctcaggcaccaggcatgcacgcgTTGCACAACACACAGGGGAGAAAAAAATTCATGCGCAGAAGATAAATAcgtaaaaattttaaagtgtatgttttaaaaaatggggcagaCACTTGCAGCTGCTTCTGTCACCCAGCACTGTGGGGCTAATGCCCGAGAGCCCGCCCCTTTTCTAAGTTACTGAaagcttttcttttacttttcttatctttttcttgGATACCGGCCCAAAGCAGGCAGGCTTTCCCAGGACTCTGGGCTTTTCACTAGTTTTCTGAAGCCCCTCTCCACTTGCTACGTGCCTGTCTACTTAACTACTATAAACCGAATTggtgttttctcttattttcatttcccttctccTGGCAGCAGCTGACATAGCTTGTCCATCATGCTGTTTTTCTCTTAACAGCTAACAGAACTATTCCTGAGCTTAGAACAATAGCAGGGGGCTAAGACACATGACTTAGCCTTTAAgagctggctgctcctccagaggacctgggttcaactcccagcacccacatggcaactcacaatcatctgtaacttagttctggggaatctgatgccttcttctagcctccccAGGCATAGGTAATGATGTACAGACAtatacaagcaaaacatccatacacattaaaaaattctttcaattagaagaaggaaaaaaaataaaagccagtgagatggctcactgggtaaaggtgctGGACTCTATTTGTTAGAGACTGAAACCTGCACTGAGCCCTGGAACCCACCTGACAGAAGTAGACAATTGACTCCAGAACTTCTCTCACCTTTCTGGCCTGCTCAGGGACCAGGAACAGAATCAGTACACAAGCAATACCCATCCACACACACTGTGCTCCCAGTAGAAGATGCCTTTAAAAACACTCATTGCCTTCTACCTCACTGGATTCCTTGACCATTTCTAGCTGGAAAACACTTGGTAGCAGAAGGATATTATCTCATTTGAGTATGAGACCTTGTTGTTTTCTTGACTTTAAGAATGTTTTCTGCATCATCTAGGGGTTCCATGTACTCATCAAAGGCAGTAACAGCCTGCTGTCTGATCTATCTGCATATCCACTTGCTTATCCAGCCAAGCCTGAGTCTGGAGGTCGACTTTGAGATTTCTGAAGCTGAAGAGGGTGGGCTGCACCATAACCTTCAGGCACCTCCTGGCTCTCGCCATGGAATGCTGTAGTGGAAGTCACAGAGACCACTGGAATAGGAAAGTCATCTTGGAAAGTAACTCCTAAAACCAGCTCTGACTTAATGAACACTAAGTATTTTAAGTAGTAAATTTAAGTGGCTTCATAATTGTTGCTAAAAACCTTGCAACGTTTCCTTGCTTTAACCCCAAGGTTCTTCAGGCTTTGGCCCTGGAGTTGTGTGAAGTGGTATCCTGAATCAAGATAGGAGAAAGGTCTTCCAGGGACAGTCTGTAGTGGGGCTCTAAAACTGTTGGGAGCAGCAGGAAATAGGCAGGAATGTCAAAATCAGCTCTCGGTAAAATTTAGATTCTAGGTAAATATTAACAAGGTCAAGAATAAAATTCTGCGGCATGCACTCAAAGGAACATACGGACACGAACACACCAAActgaagacaaaacagaaatggaTGAAAGATTCAATCTCGGAGGAGACGGCCGACAGACAGATTATATTCTGTGGGATGCCTCTAGGTGGACCACTTCGGTCTAACCTACTGGGCGTCTACGTTCGCGGGACGGGAGAGGAATGGAAGCAAGTGTCGCTGCATGACCCCAGGGTGCGTGGCGGCACTCACCACTTCCCCCTGCTCGGCGGACTTATATACTCCGGACACCATCTCGTTATGGAGAAGCAAAAACAACGCCTCGTCCGCCATTTCCCGCCGATCCCTCCAGCGCCGAGTCGGCTCCAATTAGTGCGGGACTCGAGGTTCCCGTTACCCCGCGTCGCACGCTGTGCGCCGCGGCCTACCCCGGTCCTAAGGCCGCTGTGGACCGCGCCCCTCCCCAGGGCGGCCGCCACTGGGCCTTTGAGACCCTATGACAACCCCACACCCGGCGTTCTGGCAGGGTGTGGGGCGTGAGCAACTTCCGGGCTGGGATGAGCAACTTCCGGCACCCTGCTCTACGCTAGGTGGGCTGGTACTTAACAAGGCTGCCAGTGCTCAGATAAAAGAAAAGCCTTTTCTCCGGTATGTGGCGGAGTCAAGGCGCATCGGGCTAGATAGAGGATAAAGAACTAAGGGTCTGACTTGAAAGTCTGGCGTGGTGGTTCATGCATATAATCCTAGCATCCTGAGAGCTGAAGCGGGAGGATTGCCTTTAGTTGGAGACCAGCATAAATTACAGAAAGATACTGTTTTTGTTGCCAGGTAGTGCAGAAGCCTTTAGTTCAGGATGCAGAGGCCTGAACGTAAAAAGCCATCTTGCCTTCAAAGATTTTGGAGAGTTGGATTTAAGGGACAACTGGGAGTGGTATAAGAACAAAAACCCACAAGACACAATTAGGAAAATATAATCATTATGAAGACTAGGTAAAACGTGCTGGCAGAGGCAAGTATATCTCAAGTTCGAAGCTAGCCTGATGTACAGAGCTAGTTTCTGGACAGCCGGGGggcacacaaagaaaccctgcctcaataaagcagaagagaaaaaaaaggctgAAGATTTTGCAGGTGTCACTAAAGTGGTGTACATAAGGACACCATCTGTGctaggacaattttttttttttttttttttattttttttttcggagctggggaccaaacccagggccttgcgcttgctaggtaagtgctctaccactgagctaaatccccaaccccgctaggACAATTTCTATAGGTACAAACCAGCATGCTTAGTCATACGACACTTTTTTAAGATCCTTCacaattttatttggttttgtttgatacAGGATCTCATTCTCTATCAAACTGTTATTCAGGGCTGGTTCTGAATTCCTAATCCCTCTGCCCCCAACACCTAAATTCTAGcattacaggtgtacaccactGCACCTGACCTTTACTTTTATGTGGAGGTAGGACCTCCTACATGCTAAGCATATATGTTAGTGTTGCTAAGACTGACTAGTCTGgaggtgtttggttggttggttggctggttgattggttggctttggtttttttgaagTCCAGCCTAAATTGGTGTCATACTCCTGGTTTCTAATGTTCCTTCTACATTGGACTCTTAGTCCTACAAGTGTTACTACTCTGTCAGCTATGTGAT
It contains:
- the Trappc6b gene encoding trafficking protein particle complex subunit 6B is translated as MADEALFLLLHNEMVSGVYKSAEQGEVENGRCITKLENMGFRVGQGLIERFTKDTARFKDELDIMKFICKDFWTTVFKKQIDNLRTNHQGIYVLQDNKFRLLIQLSAGKQYLEHASKYLAFTCGLIRGGLSNLGIKSIVTAEVSSMPACKFQVMIQKL